In a genomic window of Nodosilinea sp. PGN35:
- a CDS encoding SulP family inorganic anion transporter yields the protein MNTFNLQPLNLRALKRDWWSNPRADLLAGAVVGLALIPEAIAFSIIAGVDPKVGLYTSFILAVTTAFLGGRPASISAATGAMALLMIDLVRDYGLEYLLVATLLCGVFQVIFGLLRLGRQMRYVPRAVMVGYVNALAVLIFLAQLPQLINVPFAVYVMTALSLAIIYILPRFTRAVPSPLVALFVMTVAAIALGIDVPTVGDMGELPTALPVFALPQVPWTLETLRIVLPTALTMAVVGLLASFLTAALVDEMTDTPSDKNREARGQGVANILTSCFGGMAGCGMIGQSVINVQSGGRGRLSTLAAGVFLLFAILVLSRWVQQMPMAALVAVMIMVSIGTFRWASFRDIAKIPRTETVVMLTTMLVTIFTRNFALGVATGIVMSTVFFSRKIARLVFVDRGLKDDGRHRLYSVSGQIFFVSTEEFLNAFDFNESIDRVTIDLTHAHLWDQGAVAALDRIVNKLRRTGAEVEVIGLNAASATLVNRLAIHSQPAALQK from the coding sequence TTGAACACGTTCAATCTTCAGCCGCTAAATTTGCGTGCCCTGAAACGAGACTGGTGGTCTAACCCCAGAGCCGACCTGCTGGCTGGCGCGGTGGTCGGGCTGGCACTGATTCCAGAGGCGATCGCCTTCTCGATCATCGCCGGGGTTGACCCCAAGGTGGGCCTCTACACCTCTTTTATCCTCGCTGTCACCACCGCATTTTTGGGTGGTCGGCCCGCGTCAATCTCTGCGGCCACTGGGGCCATGGCCCTGCTGATGATCGACCTGGTGCGCGACTACGGGCTGGAGTACCTGCTGGTGGCCACCCTGCTCTGCGGCGTATTCCAGGTAATCTTTGGGCTGCTGCGGCTGGGTCGCCAGATGCGCTACGTACCCCGCGCAGTGATGGTGGGCTATGTCAACGCCCTGGCGGTGCTGATCTTTCTGGCCCAACTCCCACAGCTGATCAACGTGCCCTTTGCCGTGTACGTGATGACGGCGCTGTCTCTGGCGATCATCTACATTTTGCCGCGCTTTACCAGAGCGGTGCCGTCTCCCCTGGTGGCGCTGTTTGTCATGACGGTGGCGGCGATCGCCCTGGGCATTGACGTGCCCACCGTCGGCGACATGGGTGAGCTGCCCACCGCCCTACCCGTCTTTGCCCTACCCCAGGTGCCCTGGACCCTAGAAACTCTGCGGATTGTGCTGCCCACGGCGCTGACTATGGCGGTGGTGGGCCTGCTGGCATCCTTCCTCACCGCTGCGCTGGTGGACGAGATGACCGACACCCCCAGCGACAAAAACCGCGAGGCCAGGGGCCAGGGGGTGGCCAACATTCTCACCAGCTGCTTTGGCGGCATGGCGGGCTGCGGCATGATTGGCCAGTCGGTAATCAACGTGCAGTCGGGCGGGCGGGGCAGGCTTTCGACCCTGGCGGCGGGAGTGTTTTTGCTGTTTGCCATTCTGGTGCTGAGCCGGTGGGTGCAGCAGATGCCCATGGCGGCCCTGGTGGCGGTCATGATCATGGTTTCCATCGGCACCTTTCGCTGGGCATCGTTTCGCGATATAGCCAAGATACCCCGCACCGAGACCGTGGTGATGCTCACCACCATGCTGGTGACGATCTTTACCCGCAACTTTGCCCTCGGAGTGGCCACGGGCATAGTGATGAGCACCGTGTTTTTTAGCCGCAAAATTGCTCGGCTGGTGTTTGTCGATAGGGGGTTAAAAGACGACGGTCGCCACCGCCTCTACAGCGTGTCGGGGCAGATCTTTTTTGTCTCCACTGAAGAATTTCTCAACGCCTTTGACTTCAACGAGAGTATCGATCGCGTCACCATCGACCTCACCCACGCCCATCTGTGGGATCAAGGAGCCGTCGCCGCCCTCGACAGAATTGTCAACAAGCTTCGCCGCACCGGGGCCGAGGTGGAGGTCATTGGCCTCAACGCCGCTAGCGCTACCTTGGTCAACAGGCTGGCCATCCACAGCCAGCCAGCCGCTCTACAGAAGTAG
- a CDS encoding Crp/Fnr family transcriptional regulator, with the protein MAKAKSPSLAAKTIETLTTQSFLFRDLQLDPLLSTLDPDTLSVEKLYSNRPVYTAFRPHSWQEHLYVVVDGGPVIMRSTPLDRVMALTYPGGCFGMRSLPVGVGAAARAFPSLVEAYKTTNVVKIPVQVVQHLYDHNETFRDRYTLLFELREKFQYHLLNCSTYPPQAVAAVLRGLIFQERSLGAQPQGGKSDYVFDLPIDLIARACQLNHRTVEQVLKGLTKAGYIKTDKPADSANDLVRVVDPEGLKEVYGATRDKVSWWPLK; encoded by the coding sequence ATGGCAAAGGCAAAAAGCCCCAGTTTGGCTGCAAAAACAATCGAAACCTTGACAACCCAGAGCTTTTTGTTCCGTGACCTACAACTAGACCCTCTGCTCAGCACCCTCGACCCCGATACGCTGTCCGTCGAAAAGCTCTATTCCAACCGCCCGGTCTACACCGCCTTTCGTCCCCACTCCTGGCAAGAGCATCTCTACGTCGTCGTCGATGGCGGCCCGGTGATCATGCGCAGCACTCCCCTCGACCGGGTCATGGCCCTCACCTACCCCGGCGGCTGCTTTGGCATGCGCAGTCTGCCCGTGGGCGTGGGCGCAGCGGCGCGGGCCTTCCCCAGCCTGGTCGAAGCCTACAAAACCACCAATGTCGTCAAGATTCCCGTGCAGGTGGTGCAGCATCTCTACGACCACAATGAAACCTTTCGCGATCGCTACACCCTGCTGTTCGAGCTGCGCGAAAAGTTTCAGTACCACCTGCTCAATTGCAGCACCTACCCTCCCCAGGCGGTGGCGGCGGTGCTGCGGGGGCTGATCTTCCAGGAGCGGAGTCTCGGTGCCCAGCCCCAGGGCGGCAAGTCTGACTACGTCTTCGACCTGCCCATCGACCTGATTGCCCGCGCCTGCCAGCTCAACCATCGCACCGTGGAGCAGGTGCTCAAGGGGCTCACTAAGGCGGGCTACATCAAGACCGACAAGCCAGCCGACTCCGCCAACGACCTGGTGAGGGTGGTAGACCCCGAGGGGCTGAAGGAGGTCTACGGTGCCACCCGCGACAAGGTCTCCTGGTGGCCGCTGAAGTAG
- a CDS encoding ABC transporter ATP-binding protein, protein MLKGNGLWFRYGAHLPWVVQERSLSVAPGQVVGLMAPSGYGKTTLGKLLAGYLAPTRGQITLDTQPLPPRGYCPVQLVFQNPELAVNPRWRIDRILREGHPPPLHYLDALGIHPGWLTRYPHELSGGELQRVAIARVLNRQTRYLIADEMTAMLDANTQALIWQVVLEFARQNQVGLIAISHDQPLLERLCHAARETSMGNAPADSAANHCVLDLARDPGHHPSIGLERVL, encoded by the coding sequence ATGCTGAAGGGTAACGGGCTGTGGTTTCGCTACGGGGCTCACCTGCCCTGGGTGGTGCAGGAGCGATCGCTGAGCGTGGCCCCAGGCCAGGTGGTGGGGCTGATGGCCCCCTCGGGCTACGGCAAAACCACCCTGGGCAAGCTGCTGGCGGGCTACTTGGCCCCCACCCGTGGCCAGATCACGCTGGACACGCAGCCGTTGCCCCCTCGGGGCTACTGCCCGGTGCAGCTCGTGTTCCAAAACCCGGAGCTGGCGGTAAACCCCCGCTGGCGCATCGATCGCATTTTGCGCGAGGGGCACCCGCCCCCGCTGCACTACCTCGACGCCCTGGGCATTCACCCCGGCTGGCTGACCCGCTACCCCCACGAGCTGAGCGGGGGCGAGTTGCAGCGGGTGGCGATCGCCCGGGTGCTCAACCGCCAGACCCGCTACCTGATCGCCGACGAAATGACCGCCATGCTAGACGCCAACACCCAGGCCCTGATCTGGCAGGTGGTGCTGGAGTTTGCCCGCCAGAATCAGGTAGGGCTGATCGCCATCAGCCACGACCAACCACTGCTGGAGCGGCTGTGCCACGCAGCCCGAGAGACATCGATGGGCAATGCTCCCGCTGATTCCGCTGCCAATCATTGCGTTCTAGACCTGGCTCGCGACCCTGGACACCACCCCTCGATCGGCCTGGAAAGGGTGCTTTAG
- a CDS encoding ABC transporter ATP-binding protein encodes MLSIANLGITFTQYDQGLRRKQLTVISDLDLTVQAGELVAVVGSSGSGKSLLAHALLGILPENAQLTGTMQFQGAPLTPERCRALRGRAIALVPQSVGYLDPLMTVGQQVQRVGRLSGLSPVAARAAVDRTFARYELPATTRQRYPFQLSGGMARRVLVSTAVVTQADLVIADEPTPGLHPDVVSETLNHLRELAQGGRGVILITHDIEAALQVADRVAVFYAGTTAEIADARDFAAGNLRHPYTQALWRSLPQNEFVPVPGNQPSPERLPPGCLFSDRCPRATAECEAGRPELRKVRQGWVRCIHAEG; translated from the coding sequence ATGCTCTCCATCGCCAACCTCGGCATCACCTTCACCCAGTACGACCAGGGGCTGCGCCGCAAGCAGCTGACGGTGATTAGCGATCTCGATTTGACCGTGCAGGCGGGGGAACTGGTGGCGGTGGTGGGCTCGAGCGGGTCGGGCAAGAGCCTTTTGGCCCACGCTCTGCTGGGAATCTTGCCGGAGAATGCTCAGCTGACGGGGACGATGCAGTTTCAGGGTGCGCCCCTGACCCCAGAGCGGTGTCGGGCGCTGCGGGGCCGGGCGATCGCGCTGGTTCCCCAGTCGGTGGGCTACCTCGACCCGCTGATGACGGTGGGGCAGCAGGTGCAGCGGGTGGGGCGGCTGAGCGGGCTCTCCCCGGTGGCCGCGCGGGCGGCGGTCGATCGCACCTTTGCCCGCTACGAGTTGCCCGCCACCACCCGGCAGCGCTACCCCTTTCAGCTGTCGGGGGGGATGGCGCGGCGGGTGCTGGTGTCTACAGCCGTGGTCACCCAGGCCGACCTGGTGATTGCCGACGAGCCCACGCCGGGGCTGCACCCCGACGTGGTGAGCGAGACCCTCAACCACCTGCGGGAGCTGGCCCAGGGGGGGCGGGGGGTGATTTTGATTACCCACGACATTGAGGCGGCGCTCCAGGTGGCCGATCGGGTGGCGGTGTTCTACGCGGGCACCACCGCTGAGATTGCCGACGCCAGAGATTTTGCGGCGGGCAACCTGCGCCACCCCTACACCCAGGCGCTGTGGCGATCGCTGCCCCAGAACGAGTTTGTGCCGGTACCGGGAAACCAGCCCAGCCCCGAGCGTTTGCCGCCGGGGTGTCTGTTTAGCGATCGCTGCCCCCGGGCCACCGCCGAGTGCGAGGCGGGGCGGCCTGAGCTGCGGAAGGTGCGTCAAGGTTGGGTGAGGTGTATTCATGCTGAAGGGTAA
- a CDS encoding ABC transporter permease gives MTITTPTSAPAATPERGRSNRRQQTLWGIALCALFLLAIIVSPWVMGDSGLSPVLVQRNQPPSLAHPFGTDWLGRDMLSRSLHGMSLSLRVGLLAAAISSLIGTGLGLAAGTLGGWVDAVITWIVDVFFSLPHLVLLILIAFAVGGGTQGVIIAVALTHWTSLARVIRAEVLQVTSSDYVHLSRRFGQSSLWIARHHMVPHVIPQLLVGLILLFPHAILHEAALSFIGIGLSPHLPAIGIILAESMRHLSTGYWWLGVMPGLLLLLSVKAFDWLGENVRSLLDPKTSQG, from the coding sequence ATGACGATCACCACTCCGACTTCAGCCCCGGCTGCGACCCCGGAGCGGGGCCGCAGCAATCGGCGGCAGCAAACCCTCTGGGGCATTGCCCTCTGCGCCCTGTTCCTGCTGGCCATTATCGTCAGCCCCTGGGTAATGGGCGACAGCGGCCTCAGCCCAGTGCTGGTTCAGCGCAACCAGCCCCCGTCGCTGGCCCACCCCTTTGGCACCGACTGGCTGGGGCGAGACATGCTCAGCCGATCGCTCCACGGCATGTCGCTGAGCCTGCGGGTGGGTCTGCTGGCGGCGGCGATCAGCTCCCTGATTGGCACCGGCCTGGGCCTGGCCGCAGGCACCCTGGGCGGCTGGGTCGATGCCGTGATCACCTGGATTGTCGATGTGTTCTTCAGCCTGCCCCACCTGGTGCTGCTGATTTTGATCGCCTTTGCGGTGGGCGGCGGTACCCAGGGCGTAATCATTGCCGTGGCCCTGACCCACTGGACCAGCCTGGCCCGAGTAATTCGCGCCGAGGTCTTGCAGGTGACCAGCTCCGACTACGTGCACCTGTCCCGCCGCTTCGGCCAGTCGTCGCTGTGGATTGCCCGCCACCATATGGTGCCCCACGTGATTCCGCAGCTGCTGGTGGGGCTGATTCTGCTGTTTCCCCACGCCATTCTGCACGAGGCAGCGCTGTCGTTCATCGGCATTGGCCTGTCGCCTCACCTGCCCGCGATCGGCATTATTTTGGCCGAGTCCATGCGCCACCTCTCCACCGGCTACTGGTGGCTGGGGGTGATGCCGGGGCTGCTGCTGCTGCTGTCAGTGAAAGCCTTCGACTGGCTGGGGGAAAATGTGCGATCGCTGCTCGATCCGAAGACGAGTCAGGGGTGA
- a CDS encoding ABC transporter permease, which translates to MQLRPLLTFALRKLLRLGLLLLAVAVFTFVLLSLSPIDPVQAYIGADMMQISPEQRQLIAERWGLDQPMIVRFWDWLGQLMQGNWGTSLVFNQPVSSVIATRFQASLHLLAIAWLLSGLLGLGLGIVAGALAGSWCDRIIRLYAYTLASSPTFWVALLLLITFSVSLRVTPICCAAPPGVLAADVTLWQHLHHLLLPAITLSIIGIANIALHTRQKLIDVLNSDYVLFARAQGESLGGVVRHHGLRNIILPALTLQFASLSELFGGSVLVEQVFAYPGLGAATVQAALRSDVPLLVGIVFFSALFVYTGNTLADLAYPLVDPRIRLGGWRS; encoded by the coding sequence ATGCAACTGAGGCCCCTGCTCACCTTCGCTCTGCGAAAGCTGCTGCGGCTGGGGTTGCTGCTGCTGGCGGTGGCGGTGTTTACCTTTGTGCTGCTCAGCCTCTCGCCCATTGACCCGGTGCAGGCCTACATTGGGGCCGACATGATGCAGATCAGCCCCGAGCAGCGGCAGCTGATTGCCGAGCGCTGGGGGCTAGATCAGCCGATGATTGTGCGGTTTTGGGACTGGCTGGGGCAGCTGATGCAGGGCAACTGGGGCACGTCCCTGGTGTTTAATCAGCCGGTGTCCAGCGTGATTGCCACGCGGTTTCAGGCGTCGTTGCATCTGCTGGCGATCGCCTGGCTGCTCTCGGGCCTGCTGGGGCTGGGGCTGGGGATTGTGGCCGGGGCGCTAGCGGGCAGCTGGTGCGATCGCATCATTCGCCTCTACGCCTACACCCTGGCCTCATCCCCCACCTTTTGGGTGGCGCTGCTGCTGCTGATCACCTTCTCGGTGTCGCTGCGGGTGACGCCGATCTGCTGCGCCGCGCCCCCCGGCGTGCTGGCGGCGGATGTGACCCTCTGGCAGCACCTGCACCACCTGCTGCTGCCCGCCATCACCCTCAGCATTATCGGCATTGCCAACATTGCCCTGCACACCCGCCAAAAGCTGATCGATGTTTTGAATAGCGACTACGTGCTGTTTGCCCGCGCCCAGGGGGAAAGCCTGGGGGGCGTGGTGCGGCACCACGGCCTGCGCAACATTATTCTCCCGGCGCTGACCCTGCAATTTGCCTCCCTGAGCGAGCTATTTGGCGGCTCAGTGCTGGTGGAGCAGGTGTTTGCCTACCCCGGTCTGGGGGCGGCCACGGTGCAGGCGGCGCTGCGCAGCGATGTGCCGCTGCTGGTGGGGATTGTGTTTTTTAGCGCTCTGTTTGTCTACACCGGCAACACTCTGGCCGACCTGGCCTATCCCCTGGTCGATCCGCGCATTCGCCTGGGAGGCTGGCGGTCATGA
- a CDS encoding ABC transporter substrate-binding protein: MMNRRRLRLPTLSLGVILLGQVLVGCGGQTESVSGAGTSPAQPGSAEQIVLTIGGESEDGYDPTLGWGRYGSPLFQSTLLRRDENLNIVNDLATDYSVSEDGLTWTVAIRDDAVFSDGEPLTAADVAYTFNRAAESGGLTDVTVLEEAVAIDDTTVELRLRQPQSTFVNRLITLGIVPEHAHGPDYARNPIGSGPYQLVQWDEGQQLIVEANPNYYGEAPGIRRLVFLFVEEDGAFAAARSGQSQVASVPQSLAVQTIEGMTLYDVASVDNRGLMFPYQPATGRTTPNGDPIGNDVTADLAIRQAVNFAVDRQALVDGVLEGYGSPAYGPVSGLAWEEPEANIEDADPERAEEILAAGGWADTNGDGILEKDGLKAEFTVLYPAADSTRQALALSVAEMLRPIGIQANVEGKSWDEITPAVHSNVVLFGWGSHDQTEMYNLYHSQAAQGDFYNAGYYANLAIDTTLDLAMGAPSEAEAIAFWQAAQWDGNQGFTAQGDAAWAWLVNLDHTYFVSDCLDIGQPQVEPHGHGWPITANIAEWTWTCN; encoded by the coding sequence ATGATGAATCGACGAAGACTGAGGCTTCCTACCCTATCGCTTGGGGTCATCTTGCTGGGGCAGGTTTTGGTTGGCTGTGGTGGCCAAACCGAATCGGTCAGCGGCGCTGGAACCAGCCCAGCCCAGCCCGGTTCCGCCGAGCAGATTGTGCTGACCATAGGCGGCGAAAGCGAGGACGGCTACGACCCCACCCTGGGCTGGGGCCGCTACGGATCGCCCCTGTTTCAGAGCACCCTGCTGCGACGGGACGAAAACCTCAACATCGTCAACGACCTGGCCACCGACTACAGCGTCAGCGAAGATGGCCTGACCTGGACGGTGGCGATTCGCGATGACGCGGTGTTTTCCGACGGGGAGCCGCTGACCGCCGCAGATGTGGCTTACACCTTTAACAGAGCCGCCGAAAGCGGTGGCCTGACCGATGTCACGGTGCTAGAGGAGGCCGTTGCCATCGACGACACCACCGTCGAGCTGCGGCTCCGGCAGCCCCAGAGCACCTTTGTGAATCGGCTGATTACCCTGGGCATTGTGCCCGAGCACGCCCACGGCCCCGACTACGCCCGCAACCCCATCGGCTCTGGACCCTACCAGCTGGTGCAGTGGGATGAGGGGCAGCAGCTAATCGTCGAGGCCAACCCCAACTACTACGGGGAAGCGCCAGGGATTCGGCGACTGGTATTCTTGTTTGTGGAAGAAGATGGGGCCTTTGCCGCCGCGCGATCGGGCCAGTCCCAGGTGGCGAGCGTGCCCCAGTCGCTGGCGGTGCAGACCATTGAGGGCATGACCCTGTACGACGTTGCCAGCGTTGACAACCGGGGGCTGATGTTTCCCTACCAGCCGGCCACGGGCCGCACCACCCCCAACGGCGACCCAATCGGTAACGACGTCACCGCCGATCTGGCGATTCGGCAGGCGGTGAACTTTGCCGTTGACCGGCAGGCGCTGGTGGATGGCGTTTTGGAAGGCTACGGCTCGCCCGCCTACGGCCCGGTTAGCGGGCTGGCCTGGGAGGAGCCCGAGGCCAATATTGAGGATGCCGACCCAGAACGCGCTGAGGAAATTTTGGCGGCGGGGGGCTGGGCCGACACCAACGGCGATGGAATTTTGGAGAAAGATGGGCTCAAGGCTGAGTTCACCGTGCTCTACCCCGCTGCCGACAGCACCCGGCAGGCCCTGGCCCTATCGGTGGCGGAAATGCTCAGGCCCATCGGCATTCAGGCCAATGTAGAGGGCAAGAGTTGGGATGAAATCACCCCGGCGGTGCACAGCAACGTGGTGTTATTTGGCTGGGGCAGCCACGACCAGACCGAGATGTACAACCTTTACCACAGCCAGGCGGCCCAGGGGGATTTCTACAACGCTGGCTACTACGCCAACTTGGCCATTGACACCACGCTAGATCTGGCCATGGGGGCACCGTCGGAGGCGGAGGCGATCGCCTTTTGGCAGGCGGCCCAGTGGGACGGCAACCAGGGCTTTACCGCCCAGGGCGATGCCGCCTGGGCCTGGCTGGTCAACCTCGACCACACCTACTTTGTCAGCGACTGCCTGGACATTGGCCAACCCCAGGTCGAACCCCACGGCCACGGCTGGCCGATTACCGCCAACATTGCGGAGTGGACCTGGACATGCAACTGA
- a CDS encoding Crp/Fnr family transcriptional regulator translates to MVNQLDSFGAVPQVVSARPLQGLSLEQLQRWPIADTSAFGRRSYLPARRDRLWLLKSGAARTITYQEDGTAIALGLWSAGDIVGQALSDANPYLIEALTEVEAVAIALSDWQPPVEVVTGYLKHTEALMVVRTHRRAETALLGLLQWLANRFGLQIDRGCLIDLKITHQDLADFSGLSRVTVTRLLRQFEDQGLIYRRSRQLILAESSDHWHYEI, encoded by the coding sequence ATGGTGAACCAGCTGGATAGTTTTGGGGCGGTGCCACAGGTTGTCTCGGCCAGACCATTACAGGGGCTCTCACTGGAGCAGTTGCAGCGGTGGCCGATCGCTGACACAAGCGCCTTTGGGCGGCGCAGCTATCTGCCCGCTCGCCGCGATCGCCTCTGGTTGCTCAAGTCGGGTGCCGCACGCACGATTACCTACCAGGAGGACGGTACGGCGATCGCCCTGGGTTTGTGGAGCGCGGGAGACATTGTTGGTCAGGCCCTCTCCGACGCCAACCCCTACCTGATTGAAGCTTTAACCGAGGTGGAGGCGGTTGCCATCGCCCTCAGCGACTGGCAGCCCCCGGTGGAGGTGGTCACCGGCTATCTCAAGCACACCGAAGCGCTGATGGTGGTGCGCACCCACCGTCGAGCAGAAACCGCTCTGCTGGGGTTGTTGCAGTGGCTCGCCAACCGCTTTGGTTTGCAGATCGATCGCGGCTGCCTGATCGACCTCAAAATTACCCACCAAGACCTGGCCGACTTCAGCGGTCTCAGCCGGGTGACGGTAACTCGCCTGCTGCGCCAGTTTGAGGATCAGGGGCTGATCTATCGGCGATCGCGCCAGCTGATTTTGGCCGAGTCAAGCGACCACTGGCACTACGAAATTTAG
- a CDS encoding sulfite exporter TauE/SafE family protein has product MNDILILSLVGIAAGILGGVLGIGGGTIMVPVMVALGLSGVEAVGTSTLAILVISLVGSLQNWRMGFLKVKNLLLLGLPAVVTAFVGTRLATAFPEYVLLGVFGLFLLLNIYLVNLKKQIVRRAQQREVLVQQGLGEPAASAKEIDPALARTGIGGLAGFLAGLFGVGGGVVMVPLQILLLHEDIKTAIQTSLGAIVITGLSAFTWHSLAGNVQTLTGVILGLGGVVGVQIGTRALPRLPDRIVTFLFCLLLALLSVYFFYKAWGSYVTATP; this is encoded by the coding sequence ATGAACGACATCCTCATCCTCTCCCTCGTGGGCATCGCAGCGGGCATTTTAGGCGGCGTGCTCGGCATTGGCGGCGGCACGATCATGGTGCCGGTGATGGTGGCCCTGGGGCTGTCGGGGGTGGAGGCGGTGGGCACCAGCACCCTGGCGATTTTGGTGATTTCCCTGGTGGGCAGCCTGCAAAACTGGCGAATGGGCTTCCTCAAGGTAAAAAACCTGCTGCTGCTGGGGCTGCCAGCGGTGGTGACGGCCTTTGTGGGCACGCGGCTGGCGACGGCGTTTCCCGAGTATGTGTTGCTGGGGGTGTTTGGCCTGTTTTTGCTGCTGAATATCTACCTGGTGAATCTTAAAAAGCAGATTGTGCGCCGGGCTCAGCAGCGAGAAGTTTTGGTCCAACAGGGGTTGGGCGAACCGGCGGCCTCTGCAAAGGAGATTGACCCGGCCCTGGCCCGCACTGGCATTGGCGGACTGGCGGGCTTTTTAGCCGGGCTGTTTGGGGTGGGCGGCGGCGTGGTGATGGTGCCCTTGCAAATATTGCTGCTGCACGAAGATATCAAAACCGCGATTCAGACCAGCCTGGGGGCAATCGTGATCACGGGGCTGTCGGCTTTTACCTGGCACAGCCTGGCAGGCAATGTGCAGACGCTGACGGGAGTGATTTTAGGCCTAGGGGGTGTGGTGGGAGTACAGATTGGCACCCGCGCCCTGCCGCGTCTGCCCGATCGCATCGTCACGTTTCTCTTTTGCCTGCTGCTGGCGCTGCTGTCGGTCTATTTCTTCTACAAGGCCTGGGGTAGCTACGTTACCGCCACGCCCTAA
- a CDS encoding sulfate/molybdate ABC transporter ATP-binding protein codes for MGIRIENVTKRFGDFQALEPINLEVKSGSLVALLGPSGSGKSTLLRVIAGLESADTGRIYISAQDATHRSVQDRQIGFVFQHYALFKHLTVRKNIAFALDLQKWPQERIKNRVDTLLDLVQLSHLGDRYPSQLSGGQRQRVALARALAIEPQVLLLDEPFGALDAKVRKDLRDWLRHLHDDVHVTTVFVTHDQEEAMEIADEIVVMSNGKIEQVGTPEEIYENPATPFVMSFIGAVNVLSPDDTWKAHHRDVPQHASQVFLRPHDIEIFAAPTDGTLSATINYIIHLGWTIRLELTLDNGQPVTAHINREQYKALDIQQGQRVYLRAKLIRSFTDTPSYSPSVA; via the coding sequence GTGGGAATTAGAATCGAAAACGTAACCAAGCGGTTTGGGGACTTTCAGGCCCTGGAGCCCATCAATCTAGAGGTGAAAAGTGGTTCCCTAGTGGCGCTGCTGGGGCCGTCGGGGTCGGGCAAGTCCACCCTGCTGCGGGTGATCGCGGGGCTGGAGAGCGCCGACACCGGTAGAATTTACATCTCTGCCCAAGACGCCACCCATCGGTCGGTGCAGGATCGTCAGATTGGCTTTGTGTTTCAGCACTACGCCCTTTTTAAGCACCTGACGGTGCGCAAAAACATCGCTTTTGCCCTGGATCTGCAAAAGTGGCCTCAAGAGCGGATCAAAAACCGGGTCGATACCCTGCTGGATTTAGTGCAGCTGAGCCATCTGGGCGATCGCTATCCCTCCCAGCTCTCCGGCGGGCAGCGCCAGCGAGTGGCTCTGGCTCGGGCGCTGGCGATCGAGCCCCAGGTGCTGCTGCTGGATGAGCCCTTCGGTGCCCTCGATGCCAAGGTGCGCAAAGATCTGCGCGACTGGCTGCGCCATCTCCACGACGACGTCCACGTCACCACGGTGTTTGTTACCCACGACCAGGAAGAGGCGATGGAAATTGCCGACGAAATCGTGGTGATGAGCAACGGCAAAATTGAGCAGGTGGGCACCCCGGAAGAAATCTACGAAAACCCCGCTACCCCCTTTGTGATGAGCTTCATCGGTGCGGTCAACGTGCTCTCCCCCGACGACACCTGGAAAGCTCACCACCGCGATGTGCCCCAGCACGCCAGTCAGGTGTTCCTGCGGCCCCACGACATCGAGATTTTTGCCGCCCCCACCGACGGCACCCTGTCCGCTACCATCAACTACATCATTCATCTGGGCTGGACCATTCGCCTGGAGCTTACCCTCGACAACGGTCAACCCGTAACCGCCCACATCAACCGCGAGCAGTACAAGGCGTTGGATATTCAGCAGGGCCAGAGGGTGTACCTGCGCGCCAAGCTCATCCGCAGCTTTACCGACACCCCCAGCTATTCGCCGTCGGTGGCCTAG